In one window of Frigoriglobus tundricola DNA:
- a CDS encoding suppressor of fused domain protein — MDIAEYKRRYGESDDAAPGWDAIDARLREVYGEQEPRHWGSLIKYILGGPDPLDGISAYECESGGKPHLHFCTYGYSSLYYDEESVGAECSKFGFEMTFRLATPLPPTEEPNWVLNLLNNLARYVFKSGRWFEPYHWIPANGPIRVDYPTDLVGLAFALDPALAPIDTPHGRVEFIQAFGITANELERLKSKAATCEQVIEGHRRSNPLMVTELDRQDAEPAAAPDPAT, encoded by the coding sequence ATGGACATCGCCGAGTACAAGCGGCGTTATGGCGAAAGCGACGACGCCGCACCCGGCTGGGACGCCATCGATGCTCGACTCCGAGAGGTATACGGAGAGCAGGAGCCGCGGCACTGGGGCAGCCTCATCAAGTACATTCTTGGTGGTCCCGACCCGCTTGATGGCATCAGCGCCTATGAGTGTGAGAGCGGTGGGAAGCCTCATCTGCATTTCTGCACTTATGGGTATTCATCGCTCTACTACGATGAAGAGAGCGTGGGCGCGGAGTGCAGCAAGTTCGGTTTCGAGATGACGTTCCGATTAGCCACTCCACTGCCCCCAACCGAAGAGCCGAATTGGGTACTCAACCTGCTCAACAATCTCGCCCGGTACGTCTTCAAGTCCGGGCGTTGGTTCGAGCCGTATCACTGGATACCGGCCAACGGTCCTATCCGGGTTGACTACCCCACCGATCTCGTCGGGCTGGCATTCGCGCTTGATCCGGCACTGGCTCCGATCGACACTCCACACGGCCGCGTCGAATTCATCCAGGCGTTCGGAATCACTGCCAATGAACTTGAGCGGCTCAAGAGCAAAGCGGCGACGTGCGAGCAGGTCATCGAGGGGCATCGGCGGAGCAATCCCCTGATGGTCACCGAGTTGGATCGCCAAGACGCCGAACCCGCCGCTGCACCGGACCCGGCGACGTAA